In Saccharomyces cerevisiae S288C chromosome XV, complete sequence, the following proteins share a genomic window:
- the ENB1 gene encoding Enb1p (Ferric enterobactin transmembrane transporter; expressed under conditions of iron deprivation; member of the major facilitator superfamily; expression is regulated by Rcs1p and affected by chloroquine treatment) codes for MLETDHSRNDNLDDKSTVCYSEKTDSNVEKSTTSGLRRIDAVNKVLSDYSSFTAFGVTFSSLKTALLVALFLQGYCTGLGGQISQSIQTYAANSFGKHSQVGSINTVKSIVASVVAVPYARISDRFGRIECWIFALVLYTIGEIISAATPTFSGLFAGIVIQQFGYSGFRLLATALTGDLSGLRDRTFAMNIFLIPVIINTWVSGNIVSSVAGNVAPYKWRWGYGIFCIIVPISTLILVLPYVYAQYISWRSGKLPPLKLKEKGQTLRQTLWKFADDINLIGVILFTAFLVLVLLPLTIAGGATSKWREGHIIAMIVVGGCLGFIFLIWELKFAKNPFIPRVYLGDPTIYVALLMEFVWRLGLQIELEYLVTVLMVAFGESTLSAQRIAQLYNFLQSCTNIVVGIMLHFYPHPKVFVVAGSLLGVIGMGLLYKYRVVYDGISGLIGAEIVVGIAGGMIRFPMWTLVHASTTHNEMATVTGLLMSVYQIGDAVGASIAGAIWTQRLAKELIQRLGSSLGMAIYKSPLNYLKKYPIGSEVRVQMIESYSKIQRLLIIVSISFAAFNAVLCFFLRGFTVNKKQSLSAEEREKEKLKIKQQSWLRRVIGY; via the coding sequence ATGCTGGAAACTGATCACTCTAGGAATGACAATTTAGACGATAAAAGCACTGTCTGCTACAGCGAAAAGACAGATAGCAATGTTGAGAAGTCTACCACGTCTGGCTTGCGCCGTATAGACGCTGTCAACAAGGTCTTGTCTGACTACAGCTCTTTCACAGCTTTTGGAGTTACGTTTAGTTCACTCAAGACCGCCCTACTGGTGGCTCTGTTTTTGCAGGGTTACTGTACTGGACTCGGAGGGCAGATTTCGCAATCAATACAAACCTATGCCGCTAACAGTTTTGGAAAGCATTCTCAAGTAGGATCGATCAATACCGTCAAATCAATAGTAGCCTCTGTTGTCGCAGTGCCATACGCACGTATATCTGATCGGTTTGGACGTATAGAATGCTGGATTTTTGCGCTTGTGCTCTATACTATTGGAGAAATTATTTCTGCTGCTACTCCAACGTTTTCCGGACTTTTTGCAGGTATTGTTATACAACAGTTCGGTTATTCTGGATTTCGTCTTCTTGCTACAGCACTGACTGGTGATCTGTCTGGATTGAGAGATCGTACATTTGCGATGAACATATTTCTGATTCCCGTGATTATAAACACATGGGTAAGTGGAAATATTGTTAGCTCAGTTGCTGGTAATGTTGCACCATATAAATGGCGTTGGGGCTATGGAATTTTTTGCATCATTGTGCCCATCTCCACCCTAATATTGGTCCTTCCCTATGTGTATGCTCAGTACATTTCCTGGCGCAGCGGTAAGTTACCACCattaaaattgaaagaaaaaggacaGACCCTGCGTCAAACGCTCTGGAAATTTGCGGATGACATAAACTTAATTGGAGTCATTCTTTTCACTGCTTTCTTAGTTTTAGTATTATTACCTCTCACAATAGCTGGTGGAGCCACCTCCAAATGGAGAGAGGGTCACATTATTGCAATGATTGTGGTTGGTGGCTGCTTAGGTTTTATCTTTCTAATTTGGGAATTAAAATTTGCTAAGAATCCATTTATCCCACGAGTATATCTAGGTGATCCAACCATCTACGTTGCATTGCTAATGGAATTTGTATGGCGTCTAGGTTTGCAGATTGAGTTAGAGTATTTGGTCACCGTGTTAATGGTAGCATTCGGAGAATCAACATTAAGTGCGCAGCGGATAGCTCAGCTTTACAATTTTCTACAGTCATGCACTAATATTGTTGTCGGCATTATGCTGCATTTCTATCCTCATCCGAAAGTCTTTGTAGTCGCTGGGTCGCTTCTTGGTGTCATCGGAATGGGTCTTTTGTACAAATACAGGGTGGTATATGACGGGATTTCGGGTCTTATTGGCGCTGAGATTGTGGTCGGTATAGCTGGTGGTATGATACGTTTTCCTATGTGGACGCTAGTGCACGCTTCAACCACCCACAATGAGATGGCAACTGTCACTGGGTTACTAATGTCCGTTTATCAAATCGGAGACGCAGTAGGTGCTTCCATCGCTGGTGCTATATGGACTCAGCGTCTGGCAAAGGAGTTGATACAGCGACTCGGCTCTAGTTTAGGGATGGCAATCTACAAATCACCACTCAattatctaaaaaaatacccTATTGGATCAGAGGTTCGTGTTCAGATGATAGAATCCTATTCGAAGATTCAACGCTTATTGATAATTGTGTCCATTTCGTTTGCGGCTTTCAATGCTGTTCtctgttttttcttgcgTGGCTTTACTGTAAACAAGAAGCAAAGTCTTTCCGCAGAAGAACGagagaaagagaagctCAAAATCAAACAACAATCATGGCTCCGTCGTGTAATTGGATATTGA
- the BDS1 gene encoding sulfuric ester hydrolase (Bacterially-derived sulfatase; required for use of alkyl sulfates as sulfur source), translating to MIGAFKRNRGSSQSFAKECQPSTLKANLEVAKELPFSDRRDFEDATQGYIGSLSDEQIIGPDGGVVWCMKSYGFLEPETPANTVNPSLWRQAQLNAIHGLFKITDNVYQVRGLDISNMTIIEGNTSLIIIDTLFTTETAQESLKLYYRHRPQKPVRTVIYTHSHSDHYGGVKGIVKEADVKSGEVQIIAPVGFMESVVAENILAGNAMHRRSQYQFGMLLSPSVKGHVDCGIGKAASHGTVTLIAPTIIIEEPVEERTIDGVDFVFQLAPGSEAPSEMLIYMPQQRVLNMAEDVTHHMHNLYALRGVEVRDGNQWAKYIDAARVAFGSKTDVLIAQHHWPTTGQMRINELLKKQRDMYKFIHDQTLRLLNQGYTSRDIAETLRMPSSLEQEWSTRGYYGTLSHNVKAVYQKYLGWYDANPANLNPLPPVAYAKKAVEYMGGADAVLARAYKDFQKGEFRWVASVVNQLVFADPNNHQARELCADALEQLGYQAEASTWRNAYLVGAMELRQGVPKRRSTGKRNNIAVLNNEMFFDFLAVRLNATKAEGKIIVSNWCFINSNERFVITLENCALTYIQGWQTDADATITLKRTTFEALLANEITMVDFLRSKEVEIEGNRLRIEELLKLFDDFDQSFPVVEPMGGST from the coding sequence ATGATTGGTGCCTTTAAGAGGAACCGTGGAAGTTCTCAGTCTTTTGCGAAGGAATGTCAACCTTCTACGTTAAAAGCCAACCTTGAAGTGGCAAAAGAACTTCCATTCTCAGATCGTCGCGATTTCGAGGATGCCACTCAAGGTTACATCGGCTCCTTATCTGATGAGCAAATAATCGGCCCTGACGGCGGTGTAGTATGGTGTATGAAATCTTATGGCTTTTTGGAGCCTGAGACGCCCGCAAATACTGTTAACCCTAGCTTGTGGAGACAAGCGCAGCTGAATGCCATTCATGGCCTATTTAAAATCACTGACAACGTTTACCAGGTTAGAGGACTAGATATCTCTAATATGACTATAATCGAAGGTAATACTTCTTTGATAATCATTGATACGCTTTTTACCACAGAGACTGCCCAAGAGTCGCTTAAACTTTACTATAGACATCGTCCTCAGAAACCTGTGCGTACCGTAATATATACGCATAGCCATTCGGACCACTATGGAGGAGTTAAAGGAATTGTCAAGGAAGCAGATGTGAAATCCGGAGAGGTGCAAATAATAGCCCCAGTTGGCTTCATGGAAAGTGTTGTAGCAGAAAACATTCTGGCAGGGAATGCGATGCATCGACGTTCCCAATATCAGTTTGGTATGTTACTTTCTCCCAGTGTTAAGGGTCATGTTGATTGTGGGATAGGGAAAGCTGCCTCTCACGGAACAGTTACACTGATTGCACCAACTATTATTATAGAAGAGCCCGTCGAAGAACGGACAATTGATGGTGtagattttgtttttcagCTTGCACCTGGATCGGAAGCGCCTTCGGAAATGCTCATTTATATGCCACAACAGCGTGTGCTCAACATGGCAGAAGATGTGACACATCATATGCATAACTTGTATGCTCTTCGAGGTGTTGAAGTACGCGACGGCAACCAATGGGCTAAATACATCGATGCAGCTCGAGTTGCTTTCGGTAGCAAAACGGACGTTTTAATTGCCCAGCATCACTGGCCCACTACAGGGCAAATGCGGATCAATGAATTGCTGAAGAAGCAGCGGGATATGTATAAATTCATTCATGACCAAACACTTCGATTGCTTAATCAGGGATATACCAGTAGAGATATCGCCGAAACTCTTCGTATGCCATCCAGTCTTGAGCAAGAATGGTCAACACGAGGTTACTACGGCACTTTGAGTCACAATGTAAAGGCTGTGTATCAAAAATACCTGGGGTGGTATGATGCAAATCCGGCTAACCTAAACCCTTTGCCACCCGTAGCCTATGCAAAGAAAGCAGTCGAGTATATGGGCGGCGCTGATGCTGTATTGGCACGGGCTTATAAAGATTTCCAGAAAGGAGAGTTTCGTTGGGTTGCAAGCGTTGTTAATCAATTGGTTTTCGCTGACCCAAATAACCATCAAGCTCGTGAGCTCTGTGCTGACGCATTGGAACAGCTGGGGTATCAAGCAGAAGCCAGCACGTGGCGCAACGCTTACCTTGTAGGCGCCATGGAGTTGCGCCAAGGTGTACCAAAAAGACGAAGTACTGGTAAGCGCAACAATATTGCCGTTTTGAATAACGAAATGTTTTTTGACTTTCTTGCTGTGAGATTGAACGCTACGAAAGCAGAAGGTAAAATTATCGTTAGTAATTGGTGTTTCATTAATTCAAATGAACGGTTCGTGATCACTCTCGAAAACTGTGCCCTGACCTACATTCAGGGCTGGCAGACAGATGCAGATGCAACAATTACTCTCAAAAGAACTACATTTGAAGCTTTATTGGCCAATGAAATTACTATGGTTGATTTTTTAAGATCAAAAGAAGTCGAAATAGAGGGTAATCGACTCAGAATTGAAGAGCTGTTGAAGTTGTTTGACGACTTCGACCAGTCCTTTCCCGTCGTTGAGCCTATGGGGGGAAGCACttga
- a CDS encoding uncharacterized protein (hypothetical protein; overexpression affects endocytic protein trafficking; identified by sequence comparison with hemiascomycetous yeast species), whose translation MQYCELDLSGQWLDTVYCEENFSDFVFIKFLNPSQFEEKIYCYTLHITKRTLENKRLLLYYEDEFKKHGHDINELVGDGIILRSCWNPRQ comes from the coding sequence ATGCAATACTGTGAACTCGATTTATCAGGGCAGTGGCTGGATACAGTATATTGTGAAGAGAATTTCTCCGACTTTGTCTTTATAAAGTTTCTAAATCCTTCACAGTTTGAAGAGAAGATATATTGTTATACTTTACATATCACCAAAAGGACACTAGAAAATAAGAGATTACTTTTGTATTATGAAgatgaattcaaaaaacaTGGTCACGATATTAATGAGCTTGTTGGCGACGGTATAATCTTGCGTTCATGCTGGAACCCTCGACAGTAA
- a CDS encoding uncharacterized protein (hypothetical protein; identified by fungal homology and RT-PCR) produces the protein MFAKLYRGLTYVTNKILSTLLSHHSIHYCINSFKPTTLAIIILLHPCCRCNVYIIRCIHH, from the coding sequence ATGTTTGCTAAGCTTTATCGCGGTCTTACTTACGTTACCAACAAAATTCTATCTACATTGCTATCACATCATTCCATACATTATTGCATAAATTCCTTTAAGCCGACTACATTGGCAATTATAATTCTTCTACACCCCTGTTGCCGTTGTAATGTTTACATTATTAGATGCATCCACCATTAA
- a CDS encoding uncharacterized protein (hypothetical protein; proposed to be an inactive evolutionary remnant that along with neighboring gene YOL163W may have constituted a second sulfonate transporter and SOA1 paralog that is intact in S. uvarum, S. eubayanus and S. arboricola and named SOA2; member of the Dal5p subfamily of the major facilitator family) codes for MGLLAYIPTNVLATYLTLVLRSIGFTTFQANLLAIPNFVLHILLLFGLTWSTEKCNNRLGLSLLQPLYTVPLLAVLRFWKGTMFNKWGTYAIITLILDNPYIHAICVSLCSRNSQSVKTRTVSTCLYNMFVQAGLIISSNIYAKSDAPLYRKGNGVLFGLALFMFPILIGSKLIYVYINKQRDKRWNAMSEEEKDHYLSTTSDAGSRRLDFRFYH; via the coding sequence ATGGGCCTTTTGGCTTATATCCCTACGAACGTTTTGGCCACATACCTGACTTTGGTATTGAGAAGTATCGGTTTCACAACCTTTCAAGCCAACCTGCTAGCTATTCCTAactttgttcttcataTTCTCCTGCTGTTTGGTTTAACATGGTCGACAGAAAAATGTAATAACAGGCTAGGTTTGAGTCTGTTACAACCGTTGTACACTGTTCCTCTTCTTGCAGTTCTTCGCTTTTGGAAAGGTACAATGTTTAATAAATGGGGAACTTATGCAATTATTACCTTAATATTAGATAATCCGTATATCCATGCAATTTGTGTATCCTTGTGTTCTAGAAACTCCCAATCAGTTAAAACAAGAACAGTATCTACTTGCTTGTACAATATGTTCGTGCAAGCAGGTCTCATCATATCCTCAAACATTTATGCGAAAAGCGATGCCCCACTCTATCGTAAGGGAAATGGAGTTCTTTTTGGTTTGGCACTTTTTATGTTTCCAATATTAATTGGTAGCAAATTGATTTATGTCTATATCAACAAGCAGAGGGATAAGAGGTGGAATGCAATGtcagaagaggaaaaagacCACTATCTAAGTACTACTAGTGATGCTGGTTCACGTAGACTCGATTTTAGATTCTATCACTGA
- a CDS encoding uncharacterized protein (hypothetical protein; proposed to be an inactive evolutionary remnant that along with neighboring gene YOL162W may have constituted a second sulfonate transporter and SOA1 paralog that is intact in S. uvarum, S. eubayanus and S. arboricola and named SOA2; member of the Dal5p subfamily of the major facilitator family): MIAWSLVATLQCKMTGKSSFYTCRALMGLFEGGFVADLVLWMSYFYSSSELSIRLSFFWVTLSLTQIITSIVAFGVFHMRGIGGMAGWQWLFLIERIFTLVIGISAYFLMVPSVVQTKKPWSKKGWFTEREEKIIVNKILRDDPTKGDMNNRQGMSLKMLWQGITDYYI; the protein is encoded by the coding sequence ATGATAGCGTGGTCCCTAGTGGCTACGTTGCAATGCAAAATGACAGGGAAGAGTTCTTTCTATACATGTAGAGCACTTATGGGCCTATTTGAAGGTGGTTTTGTGGCTGATTTGGTTCTCTGGATGTCGTACTTCTACAGCTCTTCAGAATTGTCAATAAGACTGTCGTTCTTCTGGGTGACACTATCTCTAACACAAATCATCACTTCAATTGTGGCCTTCGGGGTTTTTCACATGAGAGGGATAGGTGGCATGGCAGGGTGGCAATGGCTTTTTTTgatagaaagaattttcacTTTAGTCATCGGTATCAGTGCATACTTCTTGATGGTACCCTCCGTAGTTCAAACGAAGAAACCTTGGAGCAAGAAAGGATGGTTCACTGAGagggaagaaaaaatcatcgTAAACAAGATTCTGAGAGATGATCCGACAAAAGGGGATATGAACAATAGGCAAGGTATGTCACTTAAAATGTTATGGCAGGGGATAACAGATTACTATATATAG
- the CSS3 gene encoding Css3p (hypothetical protein, secreted when constitutively expressed; SWAT-GFP, seamless-GFP and mCherry fusion proteins localize to the cell periphery, SWAT-GFP fusion also localizes to the extracellular region, and mCherry fusion also localizes to the vacuole; deletion mutants are viable and have elevated levels of Ty1 retrotransposition and Ty1 cDNA), whose product MVPLFGLFCIFSQLYSLCSAYVDITSGYQVFFNLPTNMTNNQICWLFQASYYDIYSDKSGRTLRTGRFEPGDQQSLIYRDTLVELEAITDSYEYSNLDLSTYNGPEPYNSETDYCTDIMDLVMRVYDEEGHYVHPVANNSTNACAHPTPPTLNNLLISNYSDGRNYKESSI is encoded by the coding sequence ATGGTTCCCTTATTTGGTttattttgcattttttctcaattgtACTCATTATGCTCCGCATATGTTGATATCACCAGCGGTTACCAagtatttttcaacttgCCAACTAATATGACAAACAATCAAATATGCTGGCTATTCCAAGCATCTTACTATGATATTTATTCTGATAAAAGTGGTAGAACACTTAGAACGGGACGGTTTGAACCCGGCGATCAGCAATCTTTGATTTATAGGGATACCTTAGTTGAGTTGGAGGCTATTACAGATTCTTATGAGTACAGTAACCTAGATCTATCGACTTATAACGGACCTGAGCCATATAATTCTGAGACTGATTATTGTACAGATATAATGGATTTGGTAATGCGTGtatatgatgaagaaggaCATTATGTTCATCCAGTTGCGAATAACTCAACAAATGCTTGCGCTCATCCAACTCCTCCTACGTTAAACAATCTATTGATAAGTAATTATTCTGACGGAAGAAATTATAAAGAGTCTTCTATATAA
- the IMA2 gene encoding oligo-1,6-glucosidase IMA2 (Isomaltase (alpha-1,6-glucosidase/alpha-methylglucosidase); preferred specificity for isomaltose, alpha-methylglucoside, and palatinose, but also exhibits alpha-1,2 glucosidase activity on sucrose and kojibiose, and can cleave the 1,3-alpha linkage of nigerose and turanose and the alpha-1,5 linkage of leucrose in vitro; not required for isomaltose utilization, but Ima2p overexpression allows the ima1 null mutant to grow on isomaltose), producing the protein MTISSAHPETEPKWWKEATIYQIYPASFKDSNNDGWGDMKGIASKLEYIKELGADAIWISPFYDSPQDDMGYDIANYEKVWPTYGTNEDCFALIEKTHKLGMKFITDLVINHCSSEHEWFKESRSSKTNPKRDWFFWRPPKGYDAEGKPIPPNNWRSYFGGSAWTFDEKTQEFYLRLFCSTQPDLNWENEDCRKAIYESAVGYWLDHGVDGFRIDVGSLYSKVAGLPDAPVIDENSKWQPSDPFTMNGPRIHEFHQEMNKFIRNRVKDGREIMTVGEMQHATDETKRLYTSASRHELSELFNFSHTDVGTSPKFRQNLIPYELKDWKVALAELFRYVNGTDCWSTIYLENHDQPRSITRFGDDSPKNRVISGKLLSVLLVSLSGTLYVYQGQELGEINFKNWPIEKYEDVEVRNNYDAIKEEHGENSKEMKRFLEAIALISRDHARTPMQWSREEPNAGFSGPNAKPWFYLNESFREGINAEDESKDPNSVLNFWKEALRFRKAHKDITVYGYDFEFIDLDNKKLFSFTKKYDNKTLFAALNFSSDSIDFTIPNNSSSFKLEFGNYPRSEVDASSRTLKPWEGRIYISE; encoded by the coding sequence atgactatttcttctGCACATCCAGAAACAGAACCCAAGTGGTGGAAAGAGGCCACAATCTATCAAATTTATCCCGCAAGTTTCAAAGACTCCAACAACGATGGGTGGGGTGATATGAAGGGTATTGCCTCCAAGTTGGAGTATATCAAAGAGCTTGGTGCCGATGCCATTTGGATCTCACCATTCTACGACTCGCCACAAGATGATATGGGTTACGATATTGCCAACTACGAAAAGGTCTGGCCAACCTACGGTACGAACGAGGACTGCTTTGCCTTGATCGAAAAGACACATAAGCTTGGTATGAAATTTATCACCGACTTAGTCATCAACCATTGCTCGAGCGAACATGAATGGTTCAAAGAGAGCAGATCCTCAAAAACCAATCCAAAACGTGACTGGTTCTTCTGGAGACCTCCTAAGGGTTATGACGCCGAAGGCAAGCCAATTCCTCCAAACAATTGGAGGTCTTACTTCGGTGGTTCTGCATGGACGTTCGATGAAAAGACACAAGAGTTTTACTTGCGTTTGTTTTGCTCCACCCAACCTGATTTGAATTGGGAGAATGAGGACTGTAGAAAGGCAATCTACGAAAGTGCCGTTGGATACTGGTTAGACCATGGTGTAGACGGCTTTAGAATTGATGTGGGAAGCTTGTACTCCAAGGTTGCTGGTCTACCAGACGCTCCTGTGATTGACGAAAACTCAAAGTGGCAACCCAGTGATCCTTTCACAATGAACGGACCACGTATCCATGAGTTTCATCAAGAAATGAACAAGTTCATCAGAAACAGAGTGAAGGATGGCAGAGAAATTATGACAGTTGGTGAAATGCAACATGCTACTGATGAAACCAAGAGGTTGTATACAAGTGCATCAAGACACGAACTTAGTGAGTTATTCAACTTTTCCCACACTGATGTCGGGACTTCGCCCAAGTTCCGTCAAAATTTGATCCCATATGAACTAAAGGATTGGAAGGTTGCCCTTGCTGAACTTTTCAGATACGTTAACGGAACTGATTGTTGGTCAACAATTTATCTGGAAAATCACGACCAACCTCGTTCAATTACCAGATTTGGTGACGATTCTCCTAAGAACCGTGTTATTTCTGGTAAGTTGTTGTCTGTGTTGTTGGTGTCACTGAGCGGTACTCTATATGTGTACCAAGGACAGGAACTGGGTGAAatcaatttcaagaacTGGCCTATCGAAAAATACGAGGATGTCGAAGTTAGAAATAACTATGATGCGATCAAGGAAGAGCATGGAGAAAACTCGAAGGAGATGAAGAGGTTTTTGGAAGCAATTGCCCTTATTTCCAGAGACCATGCTAGAACACCTATGCAATGGTCTCGTGAGGAGCCAAATGCTGGTTTTTCTGGTCCTAATGCTAAACCATGGTTTTACTTGAACGAGTCTTTCAGGGAAGGAATTAACGCTGAAGACGAATCCAAGGATCCCAACTCGGTTTTGAACTTCTGGAAGGAGGCCTTGAGATTTAGAAAGGCACACAAGGATATTACTGTATATGGATATGATTTTGAGTTTATTGATTTGGACAATAAGAAACTGTTCAGCTTCACAAAGAAATACGACAACAAAACATTGTTTGCTGCTTTGAACTTCAGCTCTGATTCGATTGACTTCACGATTCCAAACAATAGCTCGTCGTTTAAGTTGGAATTCGGAAACTACCCAAGAAGCGAAGTTGATGCGTCTTCCAGAACATTGAAGCCATGGGAGGGCAGAATTTACATATCTGAATGA
- a CDS encoding uncharacterized protein (hypothetical protein; conserved across S. cerevisiae strains) — MENIAFICLQSCTRGIYGCQFYSATLENYHNISFPIFLLQTTLFNHCISLNWSKAVFNRIKRRKYMMELKKHCYNYQVSRIGNRKKNGCFFLKMANNRVFSVKNSPRLLLFFI; from the coding sequence ATGGAAAATATAGCATTCATTTGTCTTCAGAGCTGCACAAGAGGTATATACGGCTGCCAATTTTATAGCGCTACATTGGAAAATTATCATAACATATCATTTCCAATATTTCTATTGCAGACCACCTTATTTAATCACTGTATCTCTTTAAACTGGTCTAAAGCTGTGTTTAATCGTATTAAGAGGCGAAAGTACATGATGGAACTGAAAAAGCACTGTTACAATTACCAGGTGAGTAGGATAGGAAAtcggaaaaaaaatgggtgCTTCTTTCTAAAAATGGCCAACAACAGAGTTTTCTCAGTCAAAAATAGCCCAAGATTATTGCTCTTCTTTATATAA
- the PAU20 gene encoding seripauperin PAU20 (hypothetical protein; member of the seripauperin multigene family encoded mainly in subtelomeric regions; SWAT-GFP and mCherry fusion proteins localize to the vacuole; expression induced by low temperature and also by anaerobic conditions; induced during alcoholic fermentation), whose protein sequence is MVKLTSIAAGVAAIAAGASATTTLAQSDERVNLVELGVYVSDIRAHLAQYYMFQAAHPTETYPVEVAEAVFNYGDFTTMLTGISPDQVTRMITGVPWYSTRLKPAISKALSKDGIYTIAN, encoded by the coding sequence atGGTCAAATTAACTTCAATCGCTGCTGGTGTCGCCGCCATCGCTGCTGGTGCTTCCGCAACCACCACTCTAGCTCAATCTGACGAAAGAGTCAACTTGGTGGAATTGGGTGTCTACGTCTCTGATATCAGAGCTCACTTGGCCCAATACTACATGTTCCAAGCCGCCCACCCAACTGAAACCTACCCAGTCGAAGTTGCTGAAGCCGTTTTCAACTACGGTGACTTCACCACCATGTTGACTGGTATTTCCCCAGACCAAGTCACCAGAATGATCACCGGTGTCCCATGGTACTCCACCAGATTAAAGCCAGCTATCTCCAAGGCTCTATCCAAAGATGGTATCTACACTATCGCAAACTAG